The following coding sequences lie in one Rutidosis leptorrhynchoides isolate AG116_Rl617_1_P2 chromosome 4, CSIRO_AGI_Rlap_v1, whole genome shotgun sequence genomic window:
- the LOC139840503 gene encoding uncharacterized protein — MLRACVLEYGGSLDSHLPLIEFAYNNTYHSSIGMPPYEMLYGRRCRMPTCWLEAREKQFSGLEIVQLTAEKVAIAREKLKLQEIDKICRPIRADGRGKLAPRYIGPFRIQQVLNDQTVVLDLLAELAGIHNTFNVCYLRKCKVEDESQILPLQDLKVDMNKKLVEEPVRIVDKKITKLRHKQIPMVLVEWKHSLGSNLTWETEEMHPYGYGVYPGHFGCIRAVAACIRTVAGSKRKVKIPIKFTNSVHNLRSKSKEVDSVQSSESDEADRLNDASDDFLVESESKLDESGVMENPDWLKDNFPPLYNEELNKASTTVSPGSHTTVSMNETHTKKVSYAKAIKSDDDACKLSFIPLSVDNDGSEIVVFDEIYIEESSNLWNTTTYGYVIGGHMSFGMLRFNLRKMWSRFGIKDIIMDNKQICYFKFKDVEGMNKVIDQGPWIVQGKPLFVAKWSPELNIEKVEPSKLHVWVKLTDMPLEAWNKKGISAIASKLSKPMVMDQMTTTMCSKGVGRATFARVMVEIDASKGYQDGIKKVNVTYDWKPALCTHCAVFGHNHSECKHRPRTSVELKNTAGSNINKGHDKEGFQVVQPKKYKEKNDGNKIVKPKQVYVPRVLPEKVVTPLRQWHLNGKTKEAFQQSINKYAILSDNDDEYEANDGRNEKGLDIPEEDVIYVDKGGTSHFEVNELNGADPGRIRRDLWKELRIHAVITKGFPWILMGDFNTTRVVSEHSAGGSFMTEEMKEFNDCINQIEIDDLRSSGFHFTWTKSLRNPHCTNLKKLDRIMCNDEFGVRYPQAFGMFLPYLISDHSPYILHIPNSLDKKKRAFRFMNHLAHKDEFLDIIRQRWSEQVVGYKMFQVVSKLKLLKKDLISLNWRNGNVFNLVKEKKEQLNICQERIDKDPHDVNVRQQANQALLEYENAKKDESILLQQKVKIKWLTEGDRNTRFFHNMLKKRKMKSRIDSICDDHGVNYEGDQVASQFVNHFMNFLGDHGNCRSILDLGDIFTNKLSSEEANEMIIPVTDVEIKTAMFDIDDNKASGPDGYTSLFFKKAWDIIGKDVCDAIKEFFSNGRLLGEVNATIISLIPKIDSPQKVSDFRPIACCNVLYKCISKVLTNRLKSGLKKLVSCTQSAFILERSIHDNLLVAQELFKGYNRSRGTKRCAMKIDIQKAYDTVNWKFLEDILCSFGLHSQMIQWIMACITNPSFSICINGEIKCFFKGGRGLRQGDPISPYLFTLVMEVFSLILAKNIDEEPRFKYHIRCKQMKLTHICFADDLVVFCHGDDKSVSVVKKALDEFGQFSGLLPNISKSTVFFGSVPYATQLKITQVLSFSVGKLPVKYLGVPLLSKKLNIRDCKCLIDKVRSKVSNWRHRKLSYAGRLQLVTSMLSSMQLYWASVYRISYGVIDEIDSLLKGFLWCQGDNSRGKARVAWKDICVPKDQGGLGVKPLREWNETLLVKNLWRVFAHKDTLWSKWVNLEKLKGGSIWDAVYKCNDSWGWKCILDMRNKIQNHVVIDNGSYKWKKNDGSVVNYSTQQVWRDLRSNRVKVGWHHVIWFKGLEPKHAFIMWLATLHRLHTQDKMKSWMPQVQLLCSLCEKTNDSINHLFFQCEFSSCVWKDIKAKLIFRGLPYSLDSIVQRMAVYPFTKNIWNIVNRLVIAACVYFVWRERNARLFRHQKKEALKVGEDVQNYIRWKLLSLTVKNSSAVRKVADLWNMKWVNNRFKFV, encoded by the exons atgttaagagcttgTGTATTAGAGTATGGAGGATCATTGGATTCTCATCTACCTTTGATTGAATTCGCTTACAACAACACATATCACTCTAGTATAggcatgccgccctatgaaatgttgtatggtcgtcgCTGTAGAatgccgacttgttggttagaagctagAGAGAAACAGTTTTCTGGTCTAGAGATCGTACAGTTAACTGCAGAGAAAGTGGCAATTGCACGCGAGAAATTGAAGCTGCAAGAGATAGACAAAATATGTAGGCCGATCCGCGCAGACGGCCG AGGCAAATTAGCTccgaggtacattgggccatttagAATACAAcaggtgttgaatgatcagacagtAGTATTAGATCTTCTTGCTGAGTTAGCGGGTATTCATAACACATTTaatgtgtgttatcttcgtaagtgcaaGGTAgaagatgaaagtcagattctaccACTGCAAGATTTGAAAGTTGATATGAATAAGAAGTTAGTGGAAGAGCCTGTAAGAATTGTAGACAAGAAGATTACTAAGCTACGGCATAAGCAGATACCAATGGTATTAGTTGAGTGGAAGCACAGCTTAGGTTCAAACCTAacatgggagacagaaga gatgcatccgtacggttacgggGTGTATCCGGGACATTTTGGGTGCATCCGTGCGGTTGCAgcgtgcatccgtacggttgcagg ATCTAAACGAAAAGTTAAGATTCCGATCAAATTTACAAATTCTGTACATAATTTGAGATCTAAATCAAAAGAAGTCGATAGTGTACAAAGCTCTGAAAGTGATGAAGCAGATCGTTTGAATGATGCTAGTGATGATTTTCTGGTTGAATCTGAATCAAAACTTGATGAATCTGGTGTCATGGAGAATCCAGACTGGTTGAAGGATAACTTTCCTCCACTGTATAATGAGGAATTAAACAAGGCATCTACAACAGTTTCTCCTGGTTCTCACACTACTGTAAGTATGAATGAGACTCACACTAAAAAAGTATCTTATGCTAAAGCTATTAAATCTGATGATGATGCTTGTAAACTGAGTTTTATTCCACTTTCTGTTGATAATGATGGATCTGAAATTGTTGTGTTTGATGAAATCTATATTGAGGAGAGTAGCAATTTGTGGAATACTACTACTTATGGCTATGTTATTGGTGGTCATATGTCATTTGGTATGCTTAGATTTAATCTAAGGAAGATGTGGAGTAGGTTTGGGATTAAGGATATAATAATGGACAATAAACAGATCTGTTATTTCAAGTTTAAGGATGTGGAGGGTATGAACAAAGTTATTGATCAAGGACCATGGATAGTGCAAGGTAAACCTTTATTTGTGGCTAAATGGTCCCCTGAGCTGAATATTGAGAAGGTTGAACCAAGTAAACTTCATGTCTGGGTCAAGTTAACTGATATGCCTTTAGAGGCATGGAACAAGAAAGGGATTAGTGCTATTGCTAGCAAATTAAGCAAACCTATGGTTATGGATCAAATGACTACCACAATGTGTTCTAAGGGAGTTGGAAGGGCAACCTTTGCTAGGGTTATGGTGGAAATTGATGCATCTAAGGGTTATCaggat GGGATTAAGAAGGTGAATGTTACTTATGACTGGAAACCTGCCTTATGCACTCACTGTGCAGTGTTTGGGCATAATCATAGTGAATGTAAACATAGGCCCAGAACTAGTGTGGAACTCAAGAACACTGCAGGTTCTAACATTAATAAAGGGCATGATAAAGAAGGTTTTCAGGTGGTTCAACCTAAGAAGTATAAGGAGAAGAATGATGGTAACAAAATTGTCAAACCAAAACAAGTGTATGTCCCTAGAGTCCTTCCTGAAAAAGTTGTTACTCCTTTAAGGCAGTGGCATCTAAATGGTAAAACGAAAGAGGCTTTCCAACAAAGTATTAATAAGTATGCTATTTTATCTGATAATGATGATGAGTATGAAGCTAATGATGGAAGGAATGAAAAGGGTTTGGATATTCCAGAAGAGGATGTCATCTATGTAGATAAAGGTGGCACTAGTCATTTTGAAGTAAATGAATTGAATGGTGCAGATCCAG GTAGAATTAGAAGAGATTTATGGAAGGAGTTAAGGATTCATGCAGTCATCACTAAAGGTTTTCCATGGATTCTTATGGGTGATTTTAACACCACTAGAGTCGTTAGTGAGCATAGTGCTGGAGGGTCATTCATGACAGAGGAGATGAAGGAATTCAATGATTGTATTAATCAAATTGAGATTGATGATCTTAGAAGTTCAGGTTTTCACTTTACCTGGACTAAATCCCTTAGAAATCCTCACTGTACTAATCTCAAAAAACTAGATAGAATCATGTGTAATGATGAGTTTGGTGTTAGATATCCTCAAGCTTTTGGCATGTTTTTGCCCTATTTGATTTCTGATCACAGTCCCTATATTCTGCATATTCCTAACAGCCTTGACAAGAAGAAGAGAGCTTTTAGATTTATGAATCATTTAGCACATAAAGATGAGTTCCTTGATATTATTAGGCAAAGGTGGAGTGAACAGGTTGTGGGTTATAAAATGTTCCAGGTAGTCTCTAAATTGAAATTACTCAAAAAAGATTTAATAAGTCTTAACTGGAGAAATGGGAATGTTTTCAACCTTGTTAAAGAAAAGAAGGAGCAACTAAATATTTGTCAAGAAAGAATTGACAAAGATCCTCATGATGTTAATGTCAGACAACAGGCTAATCAAGCTCTATTGGAATATGAAAATGCCAAAAAGGATGAATCAATCCTTCTGCAACAGAAAGTTAAAATAAAGTGGCTTACTGAGGGAGACAGAAACACAAGATTCTTTCATAATATgctaaagaaaaggaaaatgaagagCAGGATTGATAGCATTTGTGATGATCATGGTGTTAATTATGAGGGTGATCAAGTTGCTAGCCAATTTGTAAATCACTTTATGAATTTTTTGGGTGATCATGGTAACTGTAGAAGCATACTGGATTTGGGTGATATTTTCACCAACAAGCTCTCTAGTGAAGAAGCAAATGAGATGATTATTCCTGTTACAGATGTTGAAATCAAAACTGCCATGTTTGACATTGATGATAATAAAGCATCAGGCCCTGATGGTTACACCTCTTTATTCTTTAAGAAGGCATGGGATATAATTGGTAAAGATGTTTGTGATGCCATTAAAGAGTTTTTCTCTAATGGCAGGCTGTTGGGGGAGGTTAATGCTACCATAATATCACTTATTCCAAAGATTGATTCCCCTCAAAAAGTGTCTGACTTCAGACCCATTGCTTGTTGCAATGTcctctataagtgtattagtaaagTCCTAACTAATAGGCTAAAAAGTGGTCTGAAGAAGCTTGTTAGCTGCACCCAAAGTGCATTCATTCTTGAAAGGTCTATACATGATAATCTTTTAGTTGCTCAAGAACTTTTTAAAGGTTATAACAGATCTAGAGGGACAAAGAGGTGTGCTAtgaagattgacatacaaaaggcATATGATACTGTCAATTGGAAGTTTCTAGAAGACATATTGTGCAGTTTTGGGCTTCATAGTCAGATGATTCAGTGGATAATGGCCTGTATTACTAATCCTTCCTTCTCAATTTGTATTAATGGTGAGATTAAGTGTTTCTTTAAGGGTGGGAGAGGTTTAAGACAAGGAGACCCTATATCTCCTTATCTTTTTACCCTAGTAATGGAAGTGTTTTCTCTTATTCTAGCTAAGAATATTGATGAGGAGCCCAGGTTCAAGTATCACATCAGATGTAAACAAATGAAGCTTACACATATTTGTTTTGCCGATGATCTTGTGGTTTTTTGTCATGGAGATGATAAGTCTGTGAGTGTTGTCAAAAAGGCATTGGATGAATTTGGTCAGTTTTCTGGTTTATTACCTAATATAAGCAAGAGCACTGTTTTTTTTGGAAGTGTTCCTTATGCCACTCAGCTTAAGATTACTCAGGTTTTATCCTTTTCAGTTGGTAAATTGCCTGTTAAATACTTAGGTGTCCCTTTATTATCCAAGAAATTAAATATTAGGGATTGCAAGTGTTTAATTGATAAGGTTAGAAGCAAGGTGAGTAATTGGAGACATAGAAAGCTCTCTTATGCAGGAAGATTGCAGCTAGTTACTTCTATGTTGTCTTCTATGCAATTATATTGGGCCTCTGTGTATAGAATTTCATATGGTGTTATAGATGAAATTGATAGCCTTCTTAAAGGATTTTTATGGTGCCAAGGTGATAATTCTAGAGGCAAAGCTAGGGTTGCCTGGAAAGATATTTGTGTGCCTAAGGATCAAGGGGGTTTGGGTGTTAAACCTCTTAGGGAATGGAATGAAACTTTATTGGTTAAAAACCTGTGGAGGGTGTTTGCTCATAAAGATACCCTTTGGAGTAAGTGGGTCAATTTGGAGAAGTTAAAGGGTGGTAGCATATGGGATGCAGTTTACAAATGCAATGATAGTTGGGGTTGGAAATGTATCCTAGATATGAGAAATAAAATTCAGAATCATGTGGTTATTGACAATGGTAGTTATAAATGGAAGAAAAATGATGGCAGTGTTGTTAATTATTCTACTCAGCAGGTTTGGAGGGATTTAAGGAGTAATAGAGTCAAGGTTGGGTGGCATCATGTCATATGGTTTAAGGGGCTAGAGCCAAAGCATGCTTTTATTATGTGGTTGGCTACTCTTCATAGGCTTCACACTCAAGATAAAATGAAATCATGGATGCCTCAAGTGCAACTGTTATGCTCTTTATGTGAAAAAACTAATGATTCAATTAATCATCTATTTTTTCAATGTGAGTTTAGTAGCTGTGTATGGAAAGATATTAAGGCCAAATTGATTTTTAGAGGTCTGCCGTATAGTCTGGACAGCATTGTGCAAAGGATGGCAGTTTACCCATTTACTAAGAACATATGGAATATAGTTAACAGGCTTGTAATAGCTGCTTGTGTGTATTTTGTATGGCGTGAAAGGAATGCTAGGTTATTTCGTCACCAGAAGAAGGAAGCATTAAAGGTGGGTGAAGATGTCCAGAATTACATTCGATGGAAGCTGCTCTCTCTTACAGTCAAGAACTCAAGTGCTGTTAGGAAAGTTGCAGATTTATGGAATATGAAATGGGTTAACAATCGGTTTAAGTTTGTATAA